One Glycine max cultivar Williams 82 chromosome 8, Glycine_max_v4.0, whole genome shotgun sequence genomic window, aaagtatgatcttctatttattttttctctgtgTAATTTGTCTAGCAACTCACGATTTACTCTTTTCCATCTTTTATGATTAATAGTTGATCAAGCAGGAGCATCAACTTAATTATATTTCGCAGATTATTaaggtataatattttttttcatcaatttaaGTTATGTATTACATTAAActcatataattatatatgtttaaagtaatttttttcttaaactacACCAGACGATATTAAAAATTGTACTAACATTAGAGACAATTATAACGTTATCTACTTccttttatacatttttaaatatgaaagtagacaatattattatctatctTCATTAATTATACATACATAAAAGTAGATAAATGAGATGgttgacttttataaaaaaatttaaaagacaaaataaacaatGGTATTGTCTACTCTAATGTAAAATGGAGTTGACAATATGTGTgtcaatttttaatgtttaaagaaataaatttcattttaataaattgtctatgatatttttgtttttctaaatgATTTTGATATCTATTGTTcgaaaaaactaactaaaaattagaaaattaattgaaagttaaaaaattagttgaaagttagaaattaaaagttgaaaaattaatttattaaattagaagtgtttgataaaattaattgttgaagtagttaaaaaatataaaatatatgaaaaacaatcgaatcatgatttatttaaaaaaaagtatctaagaaatttgataaatatattaagaataaaaaataagaaaatataaaaagctaaaaattagaaactaacattttaaaaaactacaCTTCAAGTAacatctaaaaaataataaaagttattaaaaaaaacttctttaatgaaaaatcaaataaattttttaattaataaataaaattaaaaattaactaaatttcTTGCGAAACATAagtaattttatactattttttaaagggTTGAtttacactatttttttaaagaacgaTTTACactatttaagaaaattaattgatgAGTTACAGATTATTCAgtgtaaaatttgttttcatttgtaCTATGAGAAAAAGGATTATATGAAATGAAAAACAGTTTACACACTCATCAAATTAAACTACATCATATATGAAAATGTGTTAAAAATCAAGTTAACCATAAATTATGATTGGATGGACGATACTCTTTTTATGACCATTAAACTCTTATATTGTACcggtaaaaaaaataccatttaaCGTTGCACTCGTAATTTGTGTTAAGTTTCACAGTTTCAGTGCCTTTACTTGTTTGGTTTGAGACTTAGAGTAATTGAGTTGGTCCTCCTTCCAACTATTTgagttgtttttcttttctccagTGCCAATTCCGGTCACTCTCTTCATTAATAAATTCTACTATATATATGAAGAAGTGGCCACTGCTGCTGAATCAGTTATTCCTTCAATCATGTCTTTCTCTTCTTGCTTTTCCCATTCTCCATTGACATTCAAGGTTAACTTTTCCTATTGCTGCTTTCTACTCTTACATGcaattctctttactttttgtttacGAGGCAGTATTTTTCTGGACTTCTGTTCATTTCCCCCCCTGCCCCTTAAATGGGCCTTCCGTTTGAACTCTAAAGTTTCAAACTTTGAGTGGTTGTTGATTGAAAATGACCATCTGGCGTAGATGGGCATTTGcgaatttcttttttcttttagatttaacaagtttgtttgttttacttTGCATGGATCTATACCAGGCTATTGTTGGTATAGTGGAGTTAAAAGGTGTTTATATTTCAAAACCTTGCCACTCTATGCCATTCAAACCTCCGAATTCATGCACTTTTTCTCTTATGTAACAATTATGGTTTTGTTGAAATAGTCCTTGCTTGCTGAACTGAGTTTATCTGTCGTTTAAAGAATCATCTGCGCATTCTGGTTATTTCACCCCgagaataaaaaaagtttattatctAACAATGTGGTTCAATTATTCTTATCTATGGATTACATAAGGTGTATTTCTGGGCTCAAAAAGTATGTTTACAATTGAGATTCTATTTCTTACATTTGGGGCAGGCTATGAAACCTTGTGGTTCTGTTGGGAAGGGGCAAAATTTTGCTTTCCCTATCAGAAGTAATGGTGCTGAGCTTTGTAAGGGACGCATTGTGAGAAGTAGAGTCAACTTAAGCGGAGATTGGAATTTCATGGGAGGATCCAGAATTATTGTGAAACCAACAGCTACAAGATTGCTTCTTCATTATCCAAAAAGGGGTCAAATGAAAGTTTCATGTAATCCTTTCTTATGCTACATTTTCTACTTTTGAAACTCAGTTTTAAAATAACAAGATTCGTGTCTTGTGCCGgaccaaattaattttaagcacCCTAGTAAAGTCTCTGGTGTTTTGCATTTGCATGTTGATGACAGTTTTCCATTTCTCAGAGCTTCTTACAGGTGAACTTGGAGATTTTGCTATTAGGTCTCTTTGCTTTAAACTTACTCAGTGGTCTGCTGTAATTTTGACCCTTGGAAAATTTCCCTGCATTctgatttatataaatatatcactGGTGGAAGCTGTTTCTTCATCGATATAATTCATCATTCAATAGATTTGGGCATAATGCTTGATGTATTTTGGTtcttatgcaaaaaaaaattggatctcTTACCAGTAAACTAATATTGTTTATCTTGAAAAAGAGCACAAATTAAGGATTTGATACCCAGGATGCATTTATATAGTTAGCGTACCTCTTTTGGGAGTATTCCCATAATAACCTAAATTATTGTACATACTATATACACGGACATTGAATCTACTGAAAGCTATAAATATCTATTCATTGTTTGCATGACTTTGCAATGTGTTGTTGATCTTAGTTAAAGCTTCATTAAGTTAGTTGGCTTTATTCTTTGTTAGTTCTGGAGACCAGTTATTGATATTAAGTTGTTCCTTTTGATTTAATCTTCCAAAATTTTCATGTGGCTGCCGATCTCTGCTGTTCTGGTTCCTACTTTTTCGTTATATTGTAGCATACTCTGACTTTGATTTTGATAGCcttgaagaaaatcattttggttGGACACCAAACTCTTTAATATTGATTGAACCACTTGTTCTAACATGCTTGAAAGTTGATTATGTTCTGTGCttaaaactcttgctatcagaTCTGCTCTTGAAGCAGATGTTCAATTTCTAAGAAAGGTATGCAAGATGTCAGGTTTCACTGCAGCTATTGAGCAATACTTGCATCAAACTTGTGAATTTCTTTTGTGTAGTTTATGTCTTGAGTCCACAAGAATGGAGTTCCCTTATTTAGTTTTCTTGTGTTCCCCCAGCTTGGGGCTTGACTATCTGTTAGTCATGTAATCTAAATTTCCTACAATCATTACATTTATTCTGGTTGGGTATAAAGTTTTGCTTTTATCTGTTGATATATTGCTATTTTACTGTAAAAGGTAATGAGAATCAGTAATTCTTTCATCATAGTAATTCTAAATAGCAAAGGTGTGTTATATAGTTATCTTAATCATTTTGGCCATCTGTACTCTTTGTTTAAAGTAGACTGAACTTTCATTTTTCCTGTATAACTGGTGGTGACTATTTTTTCATGATATTCTTTTTTCTACCTTTATTTTTCAGGCTTCATAGGATCTCAACTTGCTAGCACTGCATTTACAGCAGGAACAATAGCAGTGCTCCCATTTTACACACTTATGGTTCTAGCTCCAAAATCTGAACTAGTATGTTTCTTACTGCATTTGAGAAAATTTATGATCCATGATCACAATTCATCTTTTCTCAAGTATATATAATATGCAAAAAGTATTTACATAGGTATGCTAGATATACATTTAACCCCTCCCCCCCAAACtaaacttggacctttctcctGTAGtagtaaaattacattttggCGGATTCGGATATTCTTCTTTCTCGTACCTTTTTATTGGATTTTGATTTTGCAATTAATGTCTGTTTTCCTGATTCATTTTCCTTAAATGCAAAAATGCAGACCAAGAAGTCTATGGAGAGTAGTATACCGTATGTAGTGCTTAGCATTCTATATGCATATTTGTTGTACCTTTCTTGGACCCCTGAGACAGTTCGGTTGATTTTTGCAAGTAAATACTTGCTACCAGAGGTGTGTATGTATGCATTCAATGATGCAATTTCTCTTCCCAAAAGAGTTGTATCCAACTGATAACTGTGTATGCTTCATGCAGCTGCCTGGTATAGCAAAAATGTTCTCGAGTGAGATGACTTTGGCCTCTGCTTGGATTCACCTGTTGGTTATTGATCTTTTTGCTGCAAGGTCATGCATTTTATCTTAGTCTTGTTTTCTCATTCTTTAGTTATTTTTCTGATAGTAATCGTGGTTTTGAATTCAGGCATGTTTTCCAAGATGGACTGAAGAATCAGATTGAAACTCGGCATTCTGTTTCTTTTTGCTTGTTCTTTTGCCCCATTGGAATTCTTACTCATGTCATCACCAAAGCCATGACCAAACCTGCCACAAAAGAGGGTCATGGTTTATAGAGGACAGACACCTGCTTATACTGAGGCGAACTAGAATTCATTTGAATAAGAATCTGAGGAAGTCTTGTTTGAGTTGAAGTTACTTATGAATTTTTAAAGGTACTTTATATCTGTCACAAGGTGGCCCAAAGGGCATTGCAATGGCAGGCAAttgaaatttatgaaaaaaaataacgagtaactatcaattttattaaaaacgaGGAAACAATAGGaaactttattttctaaaaactggaaattaaaaatgagtttgaaatgtaAGAGTCTAATTATGTATaggaaaaaatggaaatttaATCTCTTGCTTTGACTGATAATTAGG contains:
- the LOC100814584 gene encoding protein ABA DEFICIENT 4, chloroplastic, whose product is MSFSSCFSHSPLTFKAMKPCGSVGKGQNFAFPIRSNGAELCKGRIVRSRVNLSGDWNFMGGSRIIVKPTATRLLLHYPKRGQMKVSCFIGSQLASTAFTAGTIAVLPFYTLMVLAPKSELTKKSMESSIPYVVLSILYAYLLYLSWTPETVRLIFASKYLLPELPGIAKMFSSEMTLASAWIHLLVIDLFAARHVFQDGLKNQIETRHSVSFCLFFCPIGILTHVITKAMTKPATKEGHGL